Below is a genomic region from Henckelia pumila isolate YLH828 chromosome 3, ASM3356847v2, whole genome shotgun sequence.
TGCAGAAACTCTACAATGGTATGCAGTCTGCAGAGAATATTTGGAGGAGATGTTTGTATGCAAATAGCTGATGTTTAGTAGTCTGACCATTTTTAATGCCTTTCGCCTTTCGGAGCATATCTTCTAACTATCTGTGTCTTTGTATTTCTAGTCTGGAATAGCTCGAAAGAGAAACTCAGCATTGGTGTGATATCACCCTATGTTGCTCAAGTTGCGGCAATTCAGGATAGGATGAATCAAAACTACGGAGACCTTGAGAGCTTTAAGGTTAAGGTGAAGTCTGTTGATGGGTTTCAAGGTGGAGAAGAAGATATTATCATCATATCGACTGTAAGGTCTAATAAAAGTGGTTCAATCGGCTTTTTAGCCAATCCACAGAGAATTAATGTCGCCCTGACAAGAGCTCGGTATGTGATCACATTAATATTATCCTTAATTTTCGTGATATCTATGtttgattaaaattttgaatcttATGGGTTCTCTTTCTTTTAGTCATTGTCTCTGGATCTTGGGAAATGAAGGAACATTGAGTAGAAGTGATTCACTTTGGGAAGCACTGATACGTGATGCAAAGCACCGTCAGTGTTTCTTTACAGCAATTGATGATTTTGACATTCGCAGAACTGTTATTACTGTAAAGAAAGAGCTAGATCAACTCGAAGATATACTCAACGGGGAGAGTATACGTTTCAAATATGCAAGGTGGAAGGTATATATTTCAGGCATTTATTTTCAATGGGTCTGGTGCTACATGGAAATTTCATCTATTGATTCTGCCATCTGAATCACTTCTCTGTCTTGTGATCAAATTTAAAGGTTTATTGGAAACATGATGTACCAAAATATTCTTTAGTGATGCTTTCTTCTATTCCTTCAGGTAATATTTAGTGATAACTTCCGAAAATCTTTCGGAAAACTGGAACCTTATTATGTCAAGAGCTGGGTCATAAATATGTTGCTTAAGATTGCCAGCGGATGGCGACCCAAGAAAAAGAATGTGGATATGGAATGTAAACGCTCTAACTATGTTGTGAAGCAATTCAAAGTTGAAGGATACTATGTTTTGTGCTCCGTTGACATAATCAAGGACTCCATCTGGACACAAGTTCTGAAAGTGTGGGACGTACTGCCTCTGATGGAGACACAAGAATTGTTGAAACGACTTGATGACATATTTTCCATTTTGACCGAAGATTATATCATTCGCTGCAAGGAGAAATGCATAGAGGGTatgttgttttgtttgtattttaTTGAGATTGATATTTAAGTGATCCACTTAATCCATAGTGGAAGAAATGGTAACCATCTATCACCATCTTCTTCAGTACCTGTTAGTTCTGTTGATTTTGACATGGTTGTAAAAGAAATTAATCCCATGAAGTTCACTTTTGTTTTAGAAATTTGGAGGTTCCGAAGAGTTGGTCAAGTTTTGATGACATAGTCAAATCTAGGGATCTCTATGGCACCAAATCCAGCACAAATCCGGCAGGTGACTGTAGAAGTTACGTCGAAGATTCCAAAGTGAGTGAAAGCTTGCTTCTAATGAAGTTTTACTCCTTGTCTTCTGGTTCTGCGAAACATTTGCTTTCTGACAATGAGGGTATAGAAGTAGAACTCCCATTTGAGGTCAGTAATGAAGAGCGAGAAGCAATGGTGTTTCCAAGAAGCAGCTTCATTCTAGGTAGATCTGGCACTGGGAAGACGACTGTTTTGACTATGAAGCTGTTTCAGAAACAACAGCAGTACTTGATTGCTTCAGGGGATTATGTAGCTACTCCCAACAAAATGCTTGCAGGTGAGAGAGTTGATGACAAACAGTGCCAAGGACAATCTACCTTGCGCCAGCTCTTTGTCACCGTGAGCCCAAAACTTTGTCATGCGGTGAAAAGACACGTGTCTCAGCTCAAAAGGTGCTTTCATAAATTGTGTGCTCATTTTATTCAAATCTTCTTGTCACTCCCGATC
It encodes:
- the LOC140889977 gene encoding uncharacterized protein, which produces MLDAPSVQSESYERCYLEGKMFGPYSFIDIPGGKEEVDDVGNSIRNMLEVAVTLKIVQKLYNVWNSSKEKLSIGVISPYVAQVAAIQDRMNQNYGDLESFKVKVKSVDGFQGGEEDIIIISTVRSNKSGSIGFLANPQRINVALTRARHCLWILGNEGTLSRSDSLWEALIRDAKHRQCFFTAIDDFDIRRTVITVKKELDQLEDILNGESIRFKYARWKVIFSDNFRKSFGKLEPYYVKSWVINMLLKIASGWRPKKKNVDMECKRSNYVVKQFKVEGYYVLCSVDIIKDSIWTQVLKVWDVLPLMETQELLKRLDDIFSILTEDYIIRCKEKCIEVPVSSVDFDMVVKEINPMKFTFVLEIWRFRRVGQVLMT